ttttttcattaaatgtgaCCACTTGTATAGGGTCAATAAAGATATGTCAATGTATGCAAAATGTGCATCTTGCAGCACCATACTGCGATTTTGTGCACTAAAATGAATCCCTATTAAGTATCACCCTCTTTCATCAGTGCATGCTTAATTAAACATTAGCTCTTGGAAGTAGCTACGATCAGTAGCGTTACCAGGATTGTTGGGAGGAGAGGGGGTTTGTTTAAGGGGAAATGTGACTAAAATGTACCTATATAGGCTAAAAGTACAAGTCCTAAACgtctaaaatatcacggcggaccCCGGGGGTCGAGCACGTGGGGGAAGGGCAATATATCCCACAGGAGGAGCTTCACCCACACCTTCCCCACTACGCCATTGGTCCCATGTAAAGTGGGAGGACAGGTTCAGCATGTAAACCATTCGTGAATTTTAGTACGTATTAgcttgcaaattatgcaaatatgttaaTTATATtattactgctgacagcaattatgaaattattcattaatgtttaaaacagtaattatgcaacttttatcGGAGTATGGTAACTTTGTGGAGCAGGGTCATTTGGTGTCACGGAAATTAtgcaatttattattgctatctactgaagacagttattAGGTAATTTATATGGCAATCTACTGGAGACGGCAATTATGCCCTATTTAATTAATTCTGGGAGTAAGTATATTCATTTTTGGATTTGGGGTGTGGGGTAAGGGTCATTTTGGGTTAAAGAACATTTTTAGGGTAACTGTGGCGTCAGTAGTCATTTGTGGTCACTTTGAAGACAGACTAATTAAGGTCCCTTTGTGGAGCAGCGTCATTTGgagtcactatctactgaagacaatattGATATCGTTATCTATTGAATACAGGGATCAattgtatattgctatctaccggaGACAGTAATTATGTAATGTATTCTTACTATCTCCTGAAGACAGTCATAATAGAATAATTATACTGAATCTACTGAAGAAGAAGTAtgtatgttattattgttattatactgACAGTAATCATTCAATTCATTATTACTATCTGTACTATAGAAAGcagtaattatgtaattaatCATTACTGTATAGGTCTATACGCTATTGGTGCCAAGTGGATTAGGAGGACGGGCAGCGTATGTAAACCTTgctataattaggcctatgttaattaaTCCCATTTAcactaaaaatgttattgttttttacctGGATGCATAAAAGGGGCGATATTTCACATAAGCTCGAGTAAAATCCATAATCTATTTAACTAACATAAATCCCCTTTAAGATAACTAAATGAATTATGACTATAAAAACGCctataatttaaaaatataaaaccttGAAATTATTTTGGGATACATTACTGTCACTATACTATAGTGGGTTTCTTtaaggcctacattgtacatttttttattggtttgcattttgattttgtaactGTTACGGTAAAGCCACTTTAGGCCTGCTTTTATATAAGgtatgtaatataggcctaatcgcATTAGTATTAACGCGTTTGTAGAATCCGCATGACCGAAATCTAATACGCTAGCTAATCTAGTATCCCAGACATTTTTCCTAAATGCATATGCATTTTGGGATCATCACATGATGGCACTCTACTCATTCACTCCAGCCGGGGTATGTtccctattaaacatgttaaagtgccTTACACATGTTTTGAAGAACAGAATGTTCAGTTACTATACTGTAGCCTATACTGGTACATAATAGGCATAATTATGATTATTTCATAGTGTACATTTAGAGACAAAGCAATAATAATTCCTGTTTTATTATTACTGAAGCtgtgtacaaaaaaaaatagtaagATACGTCAAGCAAATTGTGGGTAACAAAAATGGCAAACAAGTGCGTGCAGAGATTTATTTTTAAAGGCTAAATTCTATAGGTCCAATCTGTAATAGAGGTTATGAAATAGCTTGTAACTTTCATTTGGCGAGGACTTTAAAATGATGACTGTTAATGTACGCGCACGAAGAGTTtatgtttaattttaaaaaataagagGGGAAGGGTAAAAGAGCAATATGTGTAGAAGCGATTCGTGAATGTAGTAAAAACAAAgtctgatttttgtttttttcttcttgaaaTATACCTCAATTTAAAATTGTTACGTATTATGCCTAATGAGACTGTCGTCtagtataaagggtataatacaGTACAGTAttatactgtataggcctacataatatcacaatagcagtgAGGACTGTGCACTAAAATGATGCGTTGACCCGGGGCGATGACATGATCAAAGTGTATTGAAGGTCtgtgtttgtaggcctatacatgcacAGAAGGGCGAGAACTCACAAAACGCAAGATAGAAAAAAAGgtacacaattttatttttttactttgtaTCCGCGTGAATATTTCTCACACTTTTATATAGTTTGGAGcaaatttttggaaaaggaaAATCGTGCTTATgaaaacatgaatacaaatgtGCATAATTAAGAATTAAAGTTtagaataaaatatgattttcattatcatgtAAAGGCAGTCTACTGTTGGAGGGGCACTTATAGCATTACAATGAAGGGCGTATGTTCAAATTAAGAATCCATAACTTCGGCCTAACCTAGGACAAATCTTATTTAATAGTTGTTTTAATTGCAAACTTACAAATTCTTGATTTTGTAAAATGAGTTGATTAGCAAAAAAGCCATAGGTCATGGTTATAGGTATAATATCCTAGCCAAGTTTATAAAGTTTAAAGTGTGTGTTTGTATTTTACTTCTGATACATGTGCATTTTTCTTTATACAGACAAAGTTACCCACAAAGTTACCCAAAGGTCATATATGAAAAGTGTAATTATAGGGTGGGGAAGATTCCATTTGCTTTATTTCACAATAGTGATTAGTGATACTGTAGAATCAAGCCTGTTCGTGAGAAAGGTTGAATCATGCGAAGTGTTTTAATATGGAGCAGACTCAAAGAAGGGGCTATTTATAACTTTTTATCGGTAGCCAAACTTTGGTGGCAAGAAGAGGTCCCTTTGGCACTTTTTTGCAGGTCACTTTTAGCCCTGAAATTAAGAATTAAAGAAGCATAATTCTTTCTTTAAAAGTAATTAAATAGATTTAGGGTCGAATTTATAAGACCTGAACATACAAAGAGCTACCAAAGTTACTCCTATGAGCTGAAGTTATTTCTTTTTACTGTAATTATTTTAAGGGAAGCACCCAAAAGTCATATATGAAGTCCTATGAAAATTACCTTTTACTATATTTACAGACCTGTTTCATTTACAAATGTAATTGATGTTTAACCCCTCCCCTCTTTTTGGCTCTACAAATCTCTTCAAGAACATTAATTTCTAAGTAGCCAGTTTATCAAGTTTAAAGTGTGTGTTTGTATTTTACTTCTGATACATGTGCATTTTTCTTTATACAGACAAAGTTACCCACCGTTAAAACCCTTtaaatataaatgaataaaaataaatataaataaataaataaataaataaataaataaataaataaataaataaataaataaatagataaatatccgtgtaatgtgtttttttttaatttgataattttatgtTACATCTTGAATTTTTATCATTGCATGTGATGAGCATTAAATATACCAGCACCAAGGATCATGGCGTTGTTATTTGACATTTAGTTGTCTCATCTTTATAGGATGTATCGTTCTTTtaatattaatgaataaatatGTAAATAGATAAATTTCTCATCTTTATAGAATGTAtcgttcttttagtataaataaataaatagatagataaataaataaataaataaataaataaataaataaataaataaataaataaataaataaataaataaataaataaataaataaataaaaatagctgTGTAATGTGCTTTTGTTATAATTGTATGTTTCATCTTGCATTTTTTATCATTGCCCGTGATGAGCACTAAACGATTATGGCGTTGTTATTTTGCATTTAGATATCTCATCTTCATAGCATGTAtcgttgtttttatattaacaaatatataaataaataaataaataaaggaaagAATAAAATAACAATGCCCCAATTCTTCACCAGCCTGCTTTTAAACGTGTATTACGTATTGGAATTGTGtaatacacattaaaaaaatcataccaATTGGGTCAAAATACTctcatttttatttatgaaacgtaaaaattaaacaattttacaaaagagCGCACTCTACCACTGACCTCACCAACACATCAGAATATTTACACTCATCCACACCCACCTCATACCCATCCCCACCTTATTACTTCACCCACACCCCGACACACGAATAAGCCTACGCCTATCAACCAAAGCAACGAATACACGCGTATACGCACCCCCCTGTAACCACACACTACACCCCCTCAATATAACCCGTGTTTTGCAATTTGTCACGTTGTGACAACAGAGGCGCTGTGATTGAAATGCATGGTGTTTTTAGGACGCATAACCTTTGGCCCCTTATGCGCAATAGATGTCCTCTGATCACTGACGTTTCTATGAAAATGTCCGCTTATAGCCAATATATGTCCCTTTACGTCAACATATGTCCGCTAATAGGCAATGCAAAAAGGTCCACTTACGTCAATGCATTGCCTATCAGAGGACATATGTTGACGTATAAGGACATCTATTGAGCATTAGCGGACAATTCACATTAAGGaccattactactactactactactaatactactactactactactactactactactactactactactactactactactactactactactactactgctgctgctacttctactactacttctgctgctactactactactaccactactactaataaaaatatcaataataagaaTTCATGTTGAGGTGATCATGGCAATAGCTATAAATGTCAAGTCCTTGTTTTACCTTTATCTACCAAATGCATATTTTAGTTACGAGCACTGTTGCTGGATTAACCTTGAGAGCCCAATAGACAAATACGGTGGTGCTAAGGGATGGAAAATGCTCGCACATGTAGACGTGAGTCCTCGTCCTGACAACGGAAAAATAAATTCCTCCCCAGTTCCAGCGAACATTCCAATGGAGAAGTTCTATAAAGGTTGCCATTATCATTTACGGATACCAGGTAGGAATTTCGATAGTATTGTGggttaagtatgatatatttttcaTTGGCAAATGGAGTAtgatcacccagcaaacacaatacgtCTTTTAAACGTTCCTAACAGGTTATAtcatttttggatttttggttttggtaaaaacgttttaataacattaaatgtcgggttatataaaggtcatgaaaacgttgtaaaacgttctgtatgaaaacacactacaaaaatatttttaattgttttgaatatgttattgttaaacATTTCGTGCAaatattttgttccaattttttttacaaagactTAAATAGCATAATTTTAGAATAAGTTATCATAATCGTTTTTAAATGttctgaaaacgttttataccctttgtataaccccatattttaacgttttctggcaaccttttctaaccttttgggaATGATGTgtcgcaaaatattttgtgttttctggcgggggggggttatataaagggttcgTTTTCATATTGCAGCAAACTATTCTAACATAATGCTATTTAGAtgttatttacaaaacatttgacaaaaaatccTTGATGATAAGTAAATTACACCCGGTTCATATATCAAATGCGGTATATTGTCTCtactaaatgtgatgcgatcaagcaaaatcagtcggaactcggaaataataaatttttagtttcttatataaaaactatttaaattgaacaaccagttccaaagatatgaataattaaagagtttccaaaacaacaggaaacaaaaggagataattcctttgtttggctatatctcaaaatcaatattgccgagttccgactgaattcgctcaagcaaaatcagtcgaaactcggaaataATAAATTCTTAGTTTTTAATATGagagtaaaaacatttacaaagctgcattttgcagaaaaccctatttaCATTGAACAAcccgttccaaagatatgagtaattaaagagtttccaaaacaaacaggaaacaaaagcagataatttcatttgtttggctgtatctcaaaatcattattgccgagttccgactgaatttgcttgatcgcatcacaaattgatttatacttgaatgttcaaaaaataaatcTGTATTTTATCGAATTCTCATGTAATCTAGTTCAGCAAATTAATAACAGTCCCTTTAACCCAACTTTGGGTCCATTTTTAGAAAGACAGGaacatttctttctttcatagtgTATGATCGTGACAATGATGCTATACGTTGTCGATATGCTAATGAAGATAAGGGAGAATGTCCTGCAGATGGTAATAAAAAGGCCTGTGGACCTAATACTGACGGACTCAAAATTAACGTAAGTACTTTTGTGTGATGTAGATAATTATACTATATACTTTGTCGATATGCTAATGACGAAAATGTCCTGCAGATGGCAATATAATGAAAATTTCTATTGACCTGCCCGACGGACTTAAAATTAACGAAGCCTAATGTCCTGCAGATGGTAATAAGAAAACCCGTTAGTAGACCTAATACTGTTGATCGAATGCGATATACACACGATCTGACATGATAGAATGCGATATATACATGATCTGGTGTGACGGAATGCAATATACACATGAATTGACGTGATGGAATGCGATATTCACATGATCTGACGTGATGGCATGCAAAAAACATATTATCTGAAgtgttgaaatttaaaaaaaaatatgcatgCTTTTTACAACCAAATTCTTCAAATCTATTCTTTTATCTTCAGTATAAAGACtgcacccttgattttgatactCGTAACGTTGAAGAAGGAAATCACGCCGTGAACGTAATAATAGAAGATTACATCAGACCTGTGAAACGAAAGAGCCAACCACTCAGCAAAGTGTCTTTGCTCTTCCTTTTGTATGTGGAGAGAGAAAGCACTTCCTGTTTGAAGCCAATGATAATTGACCCGCCATCTTGTAAATCAATTCGCCCTGATGAACACTTTGAAATGGTTATTCGGGCTGAACCAGGAGACCCATGGAAACCGTAAGAATAAgttcacagcaaacacaaaacgttttcgacatcattcgcaaaaggttataaaaggttgtgagaaacgtttaaatgtcgggttatataaagggtatattaagagtataaaacgttttcataaccttaaaaaacattttttgatcatctactgctcagcaaacaaaactgttttacagaaaacgtttaaatgtcgggttatataaagggtataaaaacgttttaataacattccaaaaacattcttgaaaacttgatacaaaacattctaaacagaatgttattttggggttgaaaaatattttcaataacgttttaaaaacgttttcatgacctttatataacccgacttttaaatgttattaaaaggttttgaaaaaaacattttaaaaacatttctgtgtttgctgggctcaaatattttaacataatgttatttaagtattgacacaatatttggcaaacatgtttgcaaaaatagtttacaataacattttttgaaaacatttacaaatattgttgtagtgtgttttcatacaaaacgttttaaaacgttatcatgacctttatataacccgacattgaaatgttattaaaacgtttttacctaaaccaaaagccaaaatataacttgtttaaaacgtttttaaaacgtttttgtgtttgctgggttccatATTACTATTGAATATCAATCATTTTAAGTAATGATATTTTTGTGTTAGTCAACGACGATATCAAAAGAAAATACAATCAGCGTATATGAGGTGGAATAAACTTACATTATTTTACTTTCTACAAGAGGATTATTTTTATTAGTTAATTCGGTTAAGTTGAAACGAAATATATAGGGCGTGGCAACGTCTAAAAAAGATTAATtaattgtcaaatgttgacagttggtaataGGTGTCATGCTTGAAGCAATTTGGCTTCAAAAAATAAAATGCGGATTTAATGTAAGTTGCAGTTTTCAAATTAACCTTTTTCGCTTGAAATGTTCCTtcgtggggaggggggggggtccaaaTTGTATACCTTCATCAACTATTACGTCAATCAATATTAACGGATCATAAGGTTGATATTTCAGGTGAttcatttctttaatttttatcatAATTCCCTGTCAAAGTAGACAGAACAAATGACGTAGTCGTATATTTTCATAATACTTTTCCGTGTCTTTTATCTATACACTTTCAGTATTTCTAAAATCAGAACCCAAAAGCCATATGGTATGAGGGCTTCGCAAATGGTTGACGATCCAGATGTACCTGGTAGAAAAATGGTTACATTGAGATGGTATCCGACTCCCTACGATCTCGGCGAACACTCTGTTTGCTTCAGTGCATTAGACTCAGACAGGTATGAAGAACCTTCCTATTTACTTTTACTATGGTATCTTGTAGTTTGTCATAAgataaataagataaataaatttcgaatttatatagcgcatttttttccagaggattcaaagcgctgtaatttcgctgcgtggtgaatcgtcacaatcagatcacatcaactCGGCTGGTtacagccgaacctggcgcaaacctatccgcacttagattgtaacatccacccattttctgcagctccccaaattccattgggtgaaggaagttttgataaccaaacaactaatcaccgattttgaaagcaggagcaaaccggagatcccggagaaaccTGCGAgaacgagcatggatcgggataaaccaagtgcacatacaggccTTGGGCACGGCtggggcttgaacctgggacctcagtggtgcaaggcgaggaagcAACTGCTGCGCCAACTCGCATTTGATAGGCTAcagctataaacatgataaagttattTAAACTATTTTTTCGTCAATGTCCAGCTACACAAGTGGCCTGTATTGTACGTTTATCTACGTTGAGCGAGACCCATTGCAACCTGTACCAGAGAAGAGTACACCTGGTGAAGATGATTTCATTGTAGCTGGAGAAACTTGGATTGTAAAATTCAATAAACAGGTACAAGTAACCACGTTATCAGCCTGATCCTTCTGAAGGGGGGAATAATCCATAATAAGGTAAAATAGTTTACTCCAGTAACAATTTACTTACGTTCGGCTTGCTTCCTGTTAACTTCTGTGGAAAAAAGGTTATAATGCCAAAAACGATAAAAACAATGATACAATGATGTATGAACACAGGCTTGgaacagtaaccaatggttactaacgtgcactacgacagtgaaTAGTATCGATTAGAATTCGCTGCCGTAAtgacgttagtaaccattggttattggttcaagcctgggctcatacactatgtacatgtacacctgtTCAGAATTTTGATATGTCATAGGCTTTATGTTgtaatcattttgatcagtggtttgtaacaaagaaagcatgagcATGTTGacttagcaacggtcatattctaacgtgcactacgccagcgaataaTGTATTATTCTAATATTTGCAATCTTTAATATGCCATTGTTATATATGATTATCCGATTTCGATATTTTATGTCAGCACGACTCCCTTAATGATTCAGTTACGTATTTTAGTGTTCCAATCATTTGTATTTTATCTACAACTATTTACAAAAGGGTTGAAATAAAaatagtacggtattgcaaatgagccctcgttcccccgatcaatgttgtatCCTTACATCTTGTTtttgtgcgctcagtagtacccaacattgattggcggggcagggggaggtattgggggtgaAAGAAAgcgccatttcatcactctaaaaataatgaaaatattgcCATTACAACTTACAAGGTGaacattctattttattttgtctaTCATTGTAGGTTAATCGACCCAAGTCATCAGCTTATATTAGAATCGTTAATCcagaaactgataaaattgcctACCAAGTTGACGTCACCGATTCAAGTGTTGTATATGAAGACAATATGATCAACTTCCTGCCACCACGTGAAGGGCTTTTAATGGCAGCCTCGTCCATGAAGATACAATATGAATTACAACTAGATGGAGGTATTGCTATGCCCAAAGAGGGAGGTTGTGCATCTGAACCTGCAAAATGGATTATTGGTGTTCGTGGTAAGATTTGTGTAATGATTTTATCTTAGTCAAATGAAGATCACAAACCAAAAAAGAAAACGAACTTATTTGTCGCTATGATTGGAATTAAACCCAATTATTATATTACTCCTTCATGTTAGATTCGCCAACAAATTTTATTAAGATTAAGATGTTATAAATTGTTTTACAATAGCTTGTAAATTTTTCCTGTTTTTCTACCTTTGCTAATTAAGTGGTTCCTGGTTttgtaatataatattaaaaCTTGCAAATGAAAACGCATTACTTACAAAATAGGTAAGTATAATATCAAAAGTCCTCGAACGGCCATcgtgtaaaatgtgtattgtattttACCCGACTATATAATAAAAAAGAATGACGCATCAATGCACCAGCGTCCAAATACACGAACAAAACGTAGCTATAATGTAATTTTCTGCACATTTCTAACATGGCCGCCCAAAAGGCTTCCGAATTATGCATGGTATACAAAGTTCAATTATGTATCCTATCCTATTCTGTATTCTATGTAAAGAGCATTATTTAATGTTACATGTCAATACACTCATTTTATACACTAAATGgtttggccaattatagaacAGTGTATTTACTAGAACAGATTTTTTTTCTTGACGGCTTTAAAACCCCGAAACTAAATGGTTTGGCCATTATGGCACAAAGAATAGTGCATTGACTTATATACATCTTCCTGACAGCCTTAAAACCTGGAGAGTTGCAACCACCTGGAGGAATCGGAATTGGTGCTCGACCACGTGACTGTAACCCAACAACCCTTGAAATCTTCGTTCCAAACGAAACGGTACAAGATGTCAAAGACTGTTTTCTACATCTACCAGAGGGCGCTGTTGACGTAATTGAACAAGTTACTTTGACGCCATATGAGTTGTGCTGTCCTGGCAGTTGTGAAAAGGATACTGCAGGTAAATTTTGTCATAACAGTGATAATGCCACGCACATGCATGGCCTAGTTAAGTTTATTGTCAAGAGGGTGCTTGAATTTGACGTTTGTTTTGACGTGGTTTGCCGCTCAAGCTTCAAAACCCTACCCCCATTTCAATTCTAGGGGccattttactcaaaaatgggTCAAAGTTAGCTCTTCAAGGGCGATGTTTTCGAAACATGTTATCGATAACTACTTCCGCAGGAGTCTTAGCTACGACAGTGAGAAAACACGTTTACAAAACCAAAATCAAAGTTAAAACCAGGAAATTGTCTTCAAATGTCAGATTACtgtacatgtttacattcaattcTGTATAGAAGGACACACATCTACCTAGATGACAACATGGTTCAAACGATCTACATTTTCTAACGGTTACGTCATTACTTTgtttatttacaggcaaaatgGGACCACCAGGACATGCAGGACGTCCAGGACCACCAGGTTACATGTAGAGGACTATTTGCCATCACACAAAATTAACGGATAGAACATATATTATGCATTCTAAATTAATAAAGCGCACATTGCTGCAACAAAAAGTACACTCTAATTCGCCGATTAAAGTATCTTTAAACAATTTTAAACTCTGCGTTTTTAACTCTGCGTTGTTTAACATAGGCTTCCTTGTAACATATTTAAAAGCTTTAAACTTGGTTATTGTTTAAATGATAGAGTAATAGTTGCATTTAACTCAAAAGGAGTTTAACCCTTAAACAGTCAAAACCGTATCCATTACTGGTTTGAATATATGTGAGGTTTATTCCATAATAGTTTAAACAGTATGTTTAATAAAACGTCGTTTTGGACATCAGATGGGGCGTAACTGACAGGCAATGA
Above is a window of Amphiura filiformis chromosome 7, Afil_fr2py, whole genome shotgun sequence DNA encoding:
- the LOC140156429 gene encoding uncharacterized protein, with the translated sequence MAKFGMELLNLLVFLCVLHFCNGSHFRGGSMSWKPIGNNFIKLKYKVGFKFNHEEPGFDRCTTDAQHDRTELSTSGKLECESCTEYDKMKDLKWICNDFEESEDSAVGYFTYIYHIPENNTEFDISYEHCCWINLESPIDKYGGAKGWKMLAHVDVSPRPDNGKINSSPVPANIPMEKFYKGCHYHLRIPVYDRDNDAIRCRYANEDKGECPADGNKKACGPNTDGLKINYKDCTLDFDTRNVEEGNHAVNVIIEDYIRPVKRKSQPLSKVSLLFLLYVERESTSCLKPMIIDPPSCKSIRPDEHFEMVIRAEPGDPWKPISKIRTQKPYGMRASQMVDDPDVPGRKMVTLRWYPTPYDLGEHSVCFSALDSDSYTSGLYCTFIYVERDPLQPVPEKSTPGEDDFIVAGETWIVKFNKQVNRPKSSAYIRIVNPETDKIAYQVDVTDSSVVYEDNMINFLPPREGLLMAASSMKIQYELQLDGGIAMPKEGGCASEPAKWIIGVRALKPGELQPPGGIGIGARPRDCNPTTLEIFVPNETVQDVKDCFLHLPEGAVDVIEQVTLTPYELCCPGSCEKDTAGKMGPPGHAGRPGPPGYM